The Cyclobacteriaceae bacterium genome includes a region encoding these proteins:
- a CDS encoding M23 family metallopeptidase, whose amino-acid sequence MVVRNEDNLEEKSSFGFTYAKLLVFSIVVFIVVFIGSLYLAQTLLAKWFDPRYAQRETNKKLDQFALKVDSLYQEMDNKDKFIENFKRVLNGETDSTSNIDQATALREQDKPVTSVSSVRLEPTDSQFRKDFEQSELSMISLTSSKYRELRETFFFSPITGFISDKYDVKKGHYGVDIVAKTNEPVKCIADGTVIMSSWTQDAGYVIAIQHRGNLISVFKHNAELLKKVGNFVNAGEIISIVGNSGEMTDGPHLHFELWYNGNSLNPEEFVTF is encoded by the coding sequence ATGGTGGTCCGAAATGAGGATAACCTGGAAGAGAAATCAAGCTTTGGCTTTACGTATGCCAAATTACTTGTTTTTTCCATCGTAGTATTCATAGTTGTCTTTATAGGCAGCCTTTATCTTGCTCAAACCCTTTTAGCAAAATGGTTTGACCCGCGCTATGCACAACGCGAAACCAATAAGAAGCTGGATCAGTTTGCCCTTAAGGTAGACTCACTTTATCAGGAGATGGACAACAAGGACAAGTTCATCGAAAATTTCAAAAGAGTTCTCAATGGTGAGACAGACAGCACATCAAATATTGATCAGGCGACTGCATTGAGAGAACAGGATAAGCCAGTGACATCTGTCAGCAGTGTTCGCCTTGAGCCAACAGATTCACAGTTCAGAAAAGATTTTGAACAGTCGGAACTTTCAATGATTTCTCTGACGAGCAGTAAGTATCGTGAACTCAGAGAGACATTTTTCTTTTCACCGATCACAGGTTTTATATCAGATAAGTATGATGTGAAGAAAGGACATTATGGGGTTGATATTGTTGCCAAGACAAATGAGCCGGTAAAGTGTATCGCAGACGGAACTGTTATTATGTCCTCATGGACACAAGATGCGGGCTATGTGATAGCGATCCAGCACAGGGGCAACCTGATCTCGGTATTCAAGCACAATGCCGAATTATTGAAAAAAGTTGGTAATTTTGTGAACGCAGGTGAAATTATCTCTATTGTTGGCAACAGTGGCGAGATGACTGACGGACCCCACCTTCATTTTGAATTGTGGTACAACGGCAACTCCCTTAATCCGGAAGAGTTTGTAACATTCTAA
- a CDS encoding polymer-forming cytoskeletal protein, with translation MFTTKEEKKAAEEISNSSNVIGKGTVIEGNIETFGNIRIEGRINGNIKSKSKIALGNSSHVDGNITAQNVDIEGTVKGKIEISEVLVLKATAVVHGDISTGKLVVEPGAVFNGSCKMGAAIKDIKSAENGAASHAYRSEAI, from the coding sequence ATGTTTACTACGAAAGAGGAAAAAAAAGCAGCTGAAGAAATCAGCAATTCCAGTAATGTTATTGGAAAGGGAACTGTGATTGAAGGAAATATTGAAACCTTCGGAAACATTCGCATAGAAGGCCGTATCAACGGCAACATTAAGTCAAAGTCAAAAATTGCATTGGGCAACTCAAGTCACGTTGACGGAAACATTACTGCACAGAATGTAGATATTGAAGGAACTGTAAAAGGTAAAATTGAAATATCTGAAGTTCTGGTTTTGAAGGCTACTGCAGTAGTGCACGGTGACATTTCTACAGGTAAGCTTGTGGTTGAACCAGGAGCAGTATTCAACGGAAGTTGCAAAATGGGCGCCGCTATAAAGGATATAAAGTCAGCAGAGAATGGAGCAGCCTCACACGCCTACAGATCCGAAGCCATCTAA
- a CDS encoding AtpZ/AtpI family protein: protein MEQPHTPTDPKPSNSFLRYGNFALQLFGGMALAGWLGYKLDQYLGFGFPVFLLSFVLIVFTGMLYTMYKKLKND from the coding sequence ATGGAGCAGCCTCACACGCCTACAGATCCGAAGCCATCTAATTCTTTCCTCAGGTACGGTAATTTCGCTCTTCAGCTATTTGGAGGCATGGCCCTTGCAGGTTGGCTTGGCTACAAGCTTGATCAATATCTTGGGTTTGGATTTCCTGTGTTCCTGCTTTCATTCGTTCTGATTGTTTTCACGGGAATGCTATATACCATGTATAAGAAACTTAAAAACGACTAG
- the atpB gene encoding F0F1 ATP synthase subunit A — protein sequence MAQEDHHSEQLTDSTTVESSESAEKAHGKSLDISEVIIEHVLDNHVWHFFNGHYGTIYPPVIVYTSERGLEMFSSKNFFDEHHNPVAYNGYTLEHDKIHLGEKSVLDLSITKNVLMLFINATILLLVFGAVARSYKKNAGKAPKGIQSFIEPIVLFVKNDIVKPNIGPKYERYLPYLLTLFFFVLFGNLLGLLPGAANLSGNIAVTLVLALITFVITNVSANKNYWMHILWTPGVPLPLRIIILPVELIGILTKPFSLTIRLFAAITAGHIVLLSLVGLTFVFSSWYVGIGASLFVLFISLIELLVAGIQAYVFTLFSALYIGMAVVEHGHDNQHQHD from the coding sequence ATCGCACAGGAAGATCACCACTCAGAACAACTCACAGATTCGACTACAGTGGAGTCTTCAGAGTCAGCTGAAAAGGCGCATGGCAAGAGTCTCGACATCAGTGAAGTGATCATTGAGCACGTTTTGGACAACCACGTTTGGCACTTTTTCAACGGTCATTATGGCACAATTTATCCTCCGGTAATTGTTTATACCAGCGAGCGCGGTCTTGAAATGTTTTCTTCTAAAAACTTTTTTGACGAACACCACAATCCTGTAGCATATAATGGCTACACCCTTGAGCATGACAAGATTCACCTTGGAGAAAAGTCTGTTCTTGATCTTTCCATTACAAAGAATGTTTTGATGCTTTTCATCAATGCAACTATTTTGTTGCTGGTGTTTGGCGCGGTAGCCCGATCATATAAGAAGAATGCTGGTAAAGCACCGAAAGGCATTCAATCTTTCATTGAGCCGATCGTCTTATTCGTAAAGAATGATATCGTAAAGCCTAACATTGGACCAAAGTATGAGAGATATCTTCCTTATTTACTCACCTTGTTCTTCTTTGTCCTTTTTGGAAATCTTTTAGGATTACTTCCGGGAGCGGCTAATCTTTCAGGCAATATCGCGGTAACACTGGTATTAGCGCTGATCACTTTCGTGATTACCAATGTTAGCGCAAACAAAAACTACTGGATGCATATTCTATGGACACCTGGCGTGCCATTGCCATTGCGCATTATCATCTTGCCGGTTGAGTTGATAGGGATATTAACCAAGCCATTCTCGCTTACTATTCGTTTGTTTGCTGCAATTACAGCTGGTCACATCGTATTGTTAAGTCTTGTTGGATTGACTTTCGTATTCAGTAGCTGGTATGTTGGAATCGGAGCATCGTTGTTTGTTTTGTTCATCAGTCTGATTGAATTGCTGGTAGCAGGAATCCAGGCTTATGTGTTTACGCTTTTCTCTGCCTTATATATAGGAATGGCAGTAGTAGAGCATGGACATGACAATCAGCATCAACACGATTAA
- the atpE gene encoding ATP synthase F0 subunit C has product MLFSILVDASYALLGAGVGAGLAAIGAGIGVGRIGGSAMEAMARQPESADKLQGSMLIIAALVEVAALFALVICFLISNTTGAKIA; this is encoded by the coding sequence ATGTTATTTTCAATTTTAGTAGATGCTAGCTACGCACTTTTGGGTGCTGGTGTCGGTGCTGGTCTGGCTGCAATTGGCGCCGGAATCGGAGTAGGCCGCATCGGTGGCTCTGCAATGGAAGCAATGGCACGTCAGCCAGAATCTGCTGACAAGTTGCAGGGCTCTATGTTGATCATCGCGGCTCTTGTCGAGGTGGCAGCGCTATTCGCTCTTGTAATTTGCTTCTTGATTTCCAACACAACAGGCGCGAAAATCGCCTAG
- the atpF gene encoding F0F1 ATP synthase subunit B: MEFLTPGSGLLFWQFVVFIALVFLLGKMAWKPILASLKEREDSIQNALDSAERAKNEMASLKSDNEKLMKQAREERDIMLREARDAANRLHDQAQADAKKNADKIIEDAKAVINIEKQAALRDVRAQVATFSLEIAEKLMKKNLSTDKAQKEMVDGFMNDLKLN; the protein is encoded by the coding sequence ATGGAATTCTTAACCCCCGGCTCAGGCCTTCTCTTCTGGCAGTTTGTTGTTTTTATTGCCTTGGTTTTCCTTTTGGGTAAAATGGCATGGAAACCAATTCTTGCTTCTTTGAAAGAGCGTGAAGATTCAATTCAAAATGCACTTGATTCTGCAGAAAGAGCAAAGAATGAGATGGCTTCATTGAAGTCAGATAATGAGAAATTAATGAAGCAGGCCCGTGAAGAACGTGATATAATGTTGCGCGAAGCACGTGATGCTGCTAATCGTCTTCATGACCAGGCACAAGCCGATGCCAAGAAGAATGCTGACAAGATCATTGAGGACGCAAAAGCAGTTATCAATATTGAAAAGCAAGCAGCATTACGCGACGTGCGCGCGCAGGTAGCGACCTTCTCTCTGGAGATTGCAGAAAAGCTTATGAAGAAAAATCTTTCTACCGATAAAGCTCAAAAAGAAATGGTAGATGGTTTTATGAATGATTTAAAACTGAACTGA
- the atpH gene encoding ATP synthase F1 subunit delta, with protein MADLRVASRYVKSLLGLAVEKGAVEAVHQDMLLFSKICAENRDFTVMLRSPVIRHEKKRAVLDKIFSGKVNPLTMAIIDILTKKNREPLLPAIAAEFHNAYNEYKGIGKAYITTTIPMDQELRAKIETIVKKLSAQKQVEIHEKVDKDLIGGFILNVGDRQIDASIRSKLKSLKMKFTENFYVKEF; from the coding sequence ATGGCGGATTTACGCGTAGCCTCAAGATATGTAAAGTCACTGCTTGGATTGGCAGTGGAGAAAGGTGCTGTAGAAGCCGTGCATCAGGACATGCTTCTGTTTTCAAAGATCTGTGCTGAGAATCGTGACTTTACTGTCATGCTTCGTAGTCCTGTAATCCGTCACGAAAAGAAGCGTGCTGTTCTGGACAAGATATTTTCAGGAAAGGTGAATCCCTTAACAATGGCCATCATTGATATTCTTACGAAGAAGAATCGTGAGCCTTTGTTGCCTGCCATCGCTGCAGAATTTCACAATGCTTACAACGAATACAAAGGCATTGGCAAAGCGTATATCACTACAACAATTCCAATGGATCAGGAATTGCGTGCGAAAATTGAAACTATTGTGAAGAAGCTTAGCGCTCAGAAACAAGTTGAAATACACGAGAAAGTTGATAAGGATCTGATCGGCGGATTTATCCTTAATGTTGGAGATCGTCAGATTGATGCATCAATCAGAAGCAAACTGAAATCATTGAAAATGAAATTCACTGAGAATTTCTATGTGAAAGAATTTTAA
- a CDS encoding F0F1 ATP synthase subunit alpha — protein MAEIRPEEVSAILREQLSSARTSAELEEVGTVLTVGDGVARIYGLTKAQAGELIQFENGLRALVLNLEEDNVGAVLLGDPQGIKEGAIVKRTGQIASVKVGEGVLGRVVDTLAKPIDGKGPLTGELYEMPLERKAPGVIFRQPVSEPLQTGIKAIDAMIPIGRGQRELIIGDRQTGKTAVAIDAIINQKEFYAAGKPVYCIYVAIGQKASTVASVAATLEKAGALPYTVIVSASASDPAPMQFFAPFTGAAIGEFFRDTGRPALVIYDDLSKQAVSYREVSLLLRRPPGREAYPGDVFYLHSRLLERAAKIIANDELAQKMNDLPATIKHLVKGGGSLTALPIIETQANDVSAYIPTNVISITDGQIFLETNLFNSGIRPAINVGISVSRVGGSAQIKSMKKVAGTLKLDQAQFRELEAFSKFGSDLDASTKLTIERGRRNMEILKQPQYEPVPVEEQVAILTASTRGFLDKVPVEKVKEFEKDFLGLLRVQHKNILDNFKAGKVEDADVAMIKKLASELSSKY, from the coding sequence ATGGCAGAGATCAGACCCGAAGAAGTTTCCGCAATCCTACGCGAGCAATTATCAAGCGCTCGTACAAGCGCAGAGTTGGAAGAAGTCGGCACTGTATTAACAGTAGGTGATGGCGTGGCCCGCATATATGGACTTACCAAAGCTCAAGCCGGAGAATTGATCCAATTCGAAAACGGATTGCGTGCATTGGTATTGAATCTTGAAGAAGATAACGTTGGAGCGGTATTACTTGGAGACCCTCAGGGTATCAAGGAAGGTGCTATCGTAAAACGTACTGGTCAGATCGCTTCTGTAAAAGTTGGTGAAGGTGTTTTAGGACGTGTTGTAGATACCCTTGCAAAACCAATCGATGGTAAAGGACCTTTGACTGGGGAACTTTATGAAATGCCACTTGAGCGTAAGGCTCCAGGGGTGATTTTCCGTCAACCAGTAAGTGAACCGCTTCAGACAGGTATCAAGGCGATTGATGCAATGATTCCGATCGGTCGTGGTCAGCGTGAGTTGATCATCGGTGATCGTCAGACTGGTAAGACTGCCGTTGCAATTGATGCGATCATCAACCAGAAAGAATTTTACGCAGCTGGCAAGCCAGTTTATTGTATTTATGTGGCAATTGGTCAAAAAGCATCTACAGTTGCTTCAGTGGCTGCAACACTTGAGAAGGCTGGTGCTTTACCATATACTGTCATTGTTTCTGCCTCAGCTTCAGATCCTGCTCCGATGCAATTCTTTGCACCGTTTACAGGAGCTGCGATTGGCGAGTTTTTCCGTGATACCGGCCGCCCTGCTCTTGTAATCTATGATGACTTATCAAAACAAGCTGTTTCATACCGTGAAGTTTCATTGTTATTGAGAAGACCTCCTGGTCGTGAGGCGTATCCTGGAGATGTATTCTATCTTCACTCACGTTTGCTGGAGAGAGCCGCGAAGATCATTGCAAATGATGAGCTGGCTCAGAAGATGAACGATCTTCCTGCAACCATTAAACACCTGGTGAAAGGTGGTGGTTCATTGACTGCCCTTCCGATCATTGAAACACAAGCGAATGATGTGTCTGCCTATATCCCAACGAATGTTATTTCTATCACAGACGGTCAGATATTCCTTGAAACGAATTTGTTCAACTCTGGAATTCGTCCTGCGATTAACGTTGGTATCTCGGTATCACGTGTGGGTGGATCTGCGCAGATCAAATCAATGAAGAAGGTTGCCGGAACATTGAAGCTGGATCAGGCACAGTTCCGTGAATTGGAAGCTTTTTCAAAATTCGGTTCTGATCTTGATGCATCTACTAAGCTTACGATCGAACGAGGCCGTAGAAACATGGAAATATTGAAGCAGCCTCAGTACGAACCGGTTCCTGTTGAAGAGCAAGTAGCAATTCTTACAGCTTCAACCCGTGGTTTCCTTGATAAAGTACCTGTTGAAAAAGTGAAGGAGTTTGAAAAAGATTTCCTTGGATTGTTGAGAGTTCAGCACAAGAACATCCTTGATAATTTCAAGGCAGGTAAAGTTGAAGATGCAGATGTTGCGATGATCAAGAAATTAGCATCTGAATTATCTTCTAAATATTAG
- the atpG gene encoding ATP synthase F1 subunit gamma, whose product MASLKEVKSRISSVISTQQITKAMKMVAAAKLRKSQDRIMQMRPFAQKMTAILQNLSSGNNDGDSWYSDVRQEEKILIVTISSDRGLCGSFNSTVFKGALRLIQEKYSSQQAKGNVTILPLGKKSLDFFAKRKYPTAAEYVNVFQGLSFDKVSVVGDYLMNSFRKGEYDKIEIVYNQFKNVATQILVAEQWLPVVPVKNAAGPRQDIDYIFQPNQEEIMTGLIPKSLKVQLYKAVLDSNASENGARMTAMDKANENAGELLKDLKLMYNRTRQAAITKEILEIVAGAEALKSA is encoded by the coding sequence ATGGCCAGTTTAAAAGAAGTTAAGTCCCGGATCAGTTCAGTGATCAGCACGCAGCAAATCACCAAAGCCATGAAAATGGTTGCGGCGGCCAAGTTGCGTAAATCACAGGATCGAATTATGCAGATGCGCCCCTTTGCGCAAAAGATGACAGCTATTTTGCAAAATCTATCTTCTGGAAATAATGATGGCGACAGCTGGTATAGCGATGTTCGTCAGGAAGAAAAGATCTTAATCGTAACTATCAGTTCTGATCGCGGTTTGTGCGGATCTTTTAACTCAACCGTGTTTAAAGGAGCGTTGCGTCTTATTCAGGAAAAGTATTCTTCTCAGCAGGCAAAGGGAAATGTTACCATTCTTCCTTTAGGAAAGAAGTCTCTTGATTTTTTCGCGAAGAGAAAATATCCAACAGCAGCTGAATATGTAAACGTATTTCAGGGATTGTCTTTTGATAAGGTTTCTGTTGTCGGAGACTATCTGATGAACTCCTTCCGTAAAGGAGAATATGATAAAATTGAAATTGTTTACAATCAGTTTAAGAACGTTGCAACTCAGATTTTGGTAGCAGAGCAATGGTTACCTGTAGTTCCGGTAAAAAATGCTGCCGGACCACGTCAGGACATTGATTACATCTTCCAGCCAAATCAGGAGGAGATTATGACTGGATTAATTCCTAAGTCATTGAAAGTTCAGCTTTACAAAGCAGTTCTCGATTCAAATGCTTCTGAAAATGGAGCAAGAATGACGGCGATGGACAAGGCAAATGAAAATGCCGGAGAACTCCTTAAAGACCTCAAATTGATGTACAATCGTACACGTCAGGCAGCGATTACAAAGGAAATCCTTGAGATTGTTGCGGGAGCAGAGGCGTTAAAGAGCGCATAA
- a CDS encoding class I SAM-dependent methyltransferase yields the protein MGSSFDFIAPHYDKMVKLVFGMQMQKAQHFFLSKVRDGSKVVVLGGGSGLWLDQFLKEHSKCKIVYIESASRMLDLARKKSLADSRIEFRLGTENSITELNHFDAVITFCYLDLFSDEELVKIIEKIKASVRHESVWLATDFVSDRQWHKAMLKLMYSFFGLVSRLKNQKLPDWNRALRSSGLVEEEREFFYGGFIKSSVYRVR from the coding sequence ATGGGTAGTTCGTTTGATTTCATCGCTCCTCACTATGACAAGATGGTGAAACTTGTTTTTGGAATGCAAATGCAGAAGGCTCAGCATTTTTTTCTAAGTAAAGTCCGGGATGGATCAAAAGTGGTGGTATTGGGGGGAGGCTCAGGATTATGGCTCGATCAGTTTCTTAAAGAACATTCGAAGTGCAAAATTGTCTATATAGAATCAGCCTCACGAATGCTGGATCTCGCCAGAAAGAAATCACTTGCGGATAGCAGGATTGAATTTCGTTTGGGGACAGAAAACTCCATAACAGAGTTAAATCACTTTGATGCTGTGATAACTTTTTGTTATCTCGACCTGTTTTCAGATGAAGAACTTGTTAAAATTATTGAGAAGATAAAAGCATCAGTTAGACATGAAAGTGTTTGGCTGGCAACCGATTTTGTGTCCGATAGACAATGGCATAAGGCAATGCTGAAGCTGATGTATAGCTTTTTTGGGTTAGTATCGAGGCTGAAGAATCAAAAACTACCTGACTGGAATAGAGCATTAAGAAGTTCAGGTTTGGTAGAGGAGGAAAGAGAGTTTTTCTATGGAGGTTTTATAAAGAGTTCAGTCTATCGGGTGAGGTAA
- a CDS encoding DUF1905 domain-containing protein yields MDTAFISIPFDVQKAFAAKRVKVKATFDGYEYRGSIVDMGFGHCLGVRKDIRKAIGKSVGDRIQVIIEQDTEERIVVLPKELESILKKNPKASAFFSTLSYTNRKEYVNWIVSAKKEETKEKRLKEILKKLLSEKKNPSEK; encoded by the coding sequence ATGGACACAGCCTTCATTTCAATCCCGTTCGATGTTCAAAAAGCATTTGCTGCGAAGCGGGTCAAAGTGAAAGCAACCTTTGATGGATACGAATATCGTGGCTCTATTGTGGACATGGGTTTTGGACATTGTCTTGGGGTGAGGAAAGATATTCGAAAAGCAATAGGAAAATCTGTTGGTGACAGGATTCAGGTCATCATTGAGCAGGATACTGAAGAAAGAATCGTTGTGCTGCCAAAAGAGCTCGAAAGTATTTTAAAAAAAAATCCTAAAGCATCCGCATTTTTCTCAACCCTATCCTACACCAATCGAAAAGAGTATGTTAACTGGATAGTATCAGCAAAAAAAGAAGAGACAAAAGAAAAAAGGTTAAAGGAAATTCTTAAGAAACTCCTTAGTGAGAAAAAGAATCCATCTGAAAAATAG
- a CDS encoding PAS domain S-box protein — protein sequence MIQKKEESLQRLIDHLPVVVFEYTFFPDGHRDFTFISPRAEVLLGISPGVIMNGHLSISSFIHPTDLAFFNESINESVSQLKEWKWEGRCKGINGYLWIEAQGFPIKMDDGSVSYNGIFFDITEKKRLEQQQLETEQRYRDLIEQLPLGIVIHINGILVFVNAAAAKMVGGKQEDLIGMNAYAFAHPDSFAEIRERGEKVLHGESTPPIEQKYLRLDGSTIHVEASGHPYQYRGENAIQIIFSDITERKRAEASFKKTETLFYQLFQSTPLAVTLLNEEGNVVQINKGFEETFGFNVEELQGKSLNQFIVPSDLKEEGNDLNNLISSNQVVKMETIRHRKDKTLLSVIIYGVPVLLQDQTIGIFGMYVDITDTKKTEEELKIRNTELDNFVYKVSHDLRAPLSSILGLANLATLPGNDDNLVDYIKLMRQKVEQLDHFISDVLSHSKNLKMDLLVEQVDFQKIIDQTFSDLNYLKGADLVKKDIHVTSKEFYSDPWRVAEIFRNLISNAIKYRRLDHDQTHIVIDISMDDEYCKIVFKDNGIGIDKASLDRIFEMFYRASDQSEGSGLGLYIVRNAVEKLGGNVRVESELGKGTTFRILLPNQRINK from the coding sequence ATGATCCAAAAAAAGGAAGAAAGCCTGCAGCGTTTAATTGATCACCTTCCTGTGGTTGTCTTTGAATATACCTTTTTCCCAGACGGGCATCGTGACTTTACATTTATCAGTCCCCGTGCAGAGGTGTTGCTTGGAATAAGTCCCGGGGTAATTATGAATGGACATCTCTCCATTAGTTCCTTTATTCACCCGACGGATTTAGCTTTTTTTAATGAAAGCATTAATGAAAGTGTTAGTCAACTGAAGGAGTGGAAATGGGAGGGTAGATGTAAAGGAATCAACGGCTATTTGTGGATTGAAGCTCAGGGATTTCCTATTAAAATGGATGATGGAAGCGTTTCCTACAATGGAATATTCTTTGACATTACAGAAAAGAAGAGACTTGAGCAGCAACAACTTGAAACAGAGCAACGATACCGCGATCTTATTGAACAGCTTCCTCTTGGTATTGTGATTCACATTAATGGGATCCTGGTATTTGTTAATGCCGCTGCCGCAAAAATGGTAGGAGGTAAACAGGAGGATCTTATTGGGATGAACGCATATGCGTTTGCTCATCCTGATTCATTTGCCGAAATTAGAGAGCGTGGTGAAAAAGTTCTTCATGGAGAATCCACTCCTCCAATTGAGCAGAAGTATCTTCGTCTCGACGGTTCCACAATCCATGTTGAAGCTTCAGGGCATCCGTATCAATATCGTGGTGAAAATGCCATACAAATAATTTTCTCTGATATCACAGAGCGTAAACGGGCTGAGGCAAGTTTTAAAAAGACAGAAACACTATTCTATCAGCTTTTTCAAAGTACACCTCTCGCTGTAACGCTATTGAATGAAGAGGGAAATGTTGTTCAGATCAATAAAGGATTTGAAGAAACTTTCGGTTTCAATGTTGAAGAATTGCAGGGAAAAAGTCTCAACCAGTTCATTGTTCCAAGTGATTTGAAGGAAGAAGGCAATGATCTTAACAATCTTATATCCAGTAATCAGGTAGTTAAGATGGAGACCATCCGTCATAGAAAAGATAAGACGCTGCTATCAGTGATTATCTACGGCGTACCAGTTTTACTGCAAGATCAGACAATTGGTATTTTCGGAATGTATGTAGACATCACAGATACCAAGAAAACTGAAGAGGAATTGAAGATCAGGAATACGGAGCTTGATAATTTTGTTTACAAAGTTTCACATGATCTCAGGGCGCCGCTATCCTCAATTCTTGGCCTCGCAAATCTCGCGACATTGCCAGGGAATGACGATAATCTTGTTGATTATATAAAGTTGATGCGTCAAAAGGTTGAGCAGTTGGATCATTTTATAAGTGATGTGTTAAGCCATTCAAAAAATCTCAAGATGGACTTGCTTGTGGAGCAAGTTGATTTTCAGAAAATAATTGATCAGACTTTCAGTGATCTGAACTACCTGAAAGGAGCTGATCTTGTAAAGAAGGACATTCATGTTACTTCAAAAGAGTTTTACAGTGACCCATGGAGAGTTGCTGAGATTTTCAGAAATCTGATTTCCAATGCTATCAAGTACAGACGACTTGATCATGACCAGACTCATATCGTAATCGACATATCGATGGATGATGAATACTGCAAAATTGTCTTTAAGGATAACGGCATTGGAATTGATAAGGCTAGTCTTGATCGGATTTTCGAAATGTTCTATCGGGCAAGTGATCAATCTGAGGGTAGTGGCTTGGGTCTTTACATTGTGCGAAATGCTGTAGAGAAATTGGGAGGAAATGTTCGTGTGGAAAGCGAACTTGGAAAGGGCACAACATTTAGAATCCTTTTGCCGAATCAGCGTATAAATAAATAG
- a CDS encoding dephospho-CoA kinase yields the protein MNRPLQVGITGGIGSGKSLVCRIFKTLGVPIYDADSHARNLMTSDPVLVGQIKSEFGEASYEKNGTLNRGHISSLTFGKKDSLEKLNSLVHPRVAIDYSNWSEKHKKFPYLIREAALLYEAGSYTSVDKMIVVSAPENVRLKRVSLRDPQRTESDIKSIMLSQWPEEEKLKRADFIIYNDDQRMVIPQVLKLHDTFISLQKR from the coding sequence ATGAATCGTCCCCTTCAAGTTGGCATAACCGGAGGAATCGGATCAGGAAAAAGTCTTGTATGCCGGATATTCAAAACACTTGGAGTTCCAATTTATGATGCCGACAGTCATGCAAGAAATCTAATGACTTCTGATCCTGTACTCGTTGGGCAGATCAAGAGTGAATTCGGAGAAGCTTCTTACGAAAAAAACGGAACTCTCAACCGGGGACATATCAGTTCTTTGACTTTTGGAAAAAAGGATAGCTTGGAGAAATTAAACAGTCTTGTTCATCCTCGGGTAGCGATTGATTATTCAAACTGGTCTGAAAAACATAAAAAATTTCCCTATTTGATCAGGGAAGCGGCATTGCTATATGAAGCAGGTTCCTACACATCGGTTGACAAGATGATCGTAGTCTCCGCGCCAGAGAATGTAAGATTAAAAAGGGTTTCACTTCGTGATCCTCAAAGGACAGAATCAGATATAAAATCAATTATGCTCAGTCAGTGGCCCGAAGAGGAAAAATTAAAAAGGGCAGATTTTATTATCTACAATGATGATCAAAGGATGGTTATCCCACAAGTATTAAAACTTCACGACACTTTTATTTCCCTTCAAAAAAGATAG
- the yajC gene encoding preprotein translocase subunit YajC, which yields MIFNILLQAQTAGSQIQFYVMIGLMIVIFYFFMIRPQQKKAKDQKKFIEEIKKGDLVVTIGGAHGRVAEIEDDGFILEFERGARIKFSKTSVSMDSTKAVTAGK from the coding sequence ATGATTTTTAATATTCTATTACAAGCACAAACAGCAGGTTCCCAGATTCAGTTTTATGTCATGATCGGTTTGATGATCGTGATTTTCTATTTCTTTATGATCCGCCCTCAACAGAAGAAAGCAAAGGATCAGAAAAAATTTATTGAAGAAATTAAAAAGGGAGATCTCGTTGTAACAATCGGTGGTGCTCATGGTCGTGTTGCCGAAATTGAAGATGACGGCTTCATTCTTGAGTTTGAGCGTGGTGCACGCATCAAATTTTCCAAGACTTCTGTATCTATGGATTCAACTAAAGCAGTGACTGCAGGCAAATAA